CCGGCTTTGGCTGCCAACAGCGCTTGTGTGGGTGAGAAACAAAGAGTCACGTTCACTCTGATGCCCTCAGCAGCCAGCCGCTTCGTAGCTTTCAGCCCTTCCGGAATCAGTGGACATTTGACGACGATGTTCTTGTGAATCTTGGCGAGCTCTTTCCCCTCCTTCACCATGGCGTCCGCTTCCACGCCCACGACCTCGGCGCTGATCGGCCCGTCCACGATCTTACACACCTCCTGCAACATTTCTCTGAAACTTCGGCCTTCCTTGACCACCAGCGAGGGATTTGTGGTCACGCCGTCGAGCAAGCCCAGGCTTGCCGCTTCGTGGATTTCCTTGACGTTGGCTGTATCGAGATAGATTTTCATGGGTGTCCCTTTCCTAGCGGAGATCGTGATGCGATACGATTGTTATCGGTCATTTTATGGAGAACTCAATGTCAGTGCAAGGAGTCGATCCGCAAGTTTGACAGGCCTTCCAGCCGAGGATACAATTTTGCGGTTGACAGTGACCATAGATCTTGGAAGAGAAATCACGATGCAACGACTTGTCTTGTTCCTGCTCTGCTTCTTCATTATTCCAGCCTGCTCAGGGAAGAATCCCTACCTCGAAGCTTCATTGAAACCGGCCGAGCTCCAGGGAAAGGAGAAGGGGTGGTTTGAAAAAAACTGGGGTGCTCCCGATGGCAAAACTTCTCGTTTTTTTGGTGGAGAGACCTGGACCTACTATCGTATCGCCGGAGGACAATCACGGTCTCCATTCTTCAATTTCTCTCCCAATCAATGTCAGATCACCCTCAAGTTTGAGAAGGACGAGAAACTATCCGACTATTCCTATTCGGGCTGCTGATCAACTTAGTTCAAGAGTCTGCTGGCCTTTCCTTCCAAGGCAACGATTTCTTGTAGTTCCAGAATACACCGCTAGACGGGGTGCTCATTCCGAAATCTCACCGCACACTCCTGGCTACAGAAACAGTACTCCCGTCCCCCGATTATTTCGATTATTCCAATTCGCTTAGGGACGAATATGTGACACACCGGATCCTCGATCATCTGGTCTTGTTCTTCCTCTTGGACTCGCGCAGCCGGTTTCCCACGATCATCCCCAATCGGTGTTGTGAAACCACGGAACATTTGTCGGAGCAAGAAGTAGAGAACCGTGAGGAGTAAAACGACTAGGATTAACCTATACATAGTGGTCTATCGCAAAGGCGCCACAATCCTATGAAAGCCGTGGGAGCCTGTCAAGATAACCACCAGCAGGCGATCTTGAAAAACTACTGGAGGAGAGATGTGCAAACGGCCTATGCTCATAGGTCCTATTGGGACTCTTGTCAGTGCCGTCCGGTACTTCAGGGGGGATTGGCTTACCCTATGCTCTGGTGCTAAACTGCCCTACTATGAAAACCTGCGATAAATGTCATGGGGCTATGCTACCAGAACGAGCGGTGGATTTGGACGCTGGACTGGCGATCACGGTCTTTGCCTGTTTGAATTGTGGTCGTCGGAAAGCAGCAGATCAGGAACCTCGGCCGATCACCGCTCGACATTAAGCCTCAGTCCCACCGTCGAACCTCAAGTCATCATCCTCTGATGAGAGGGAATGGCTGCGAGGTACTTATAGGCTCTTTACAGGCCAATCTGGTGCCATGGCACGCATCTTTCCAGATACGCCATTACCCGGCAACCACCCGCGGCTGCCATGCGGATTACAACGCCGCTGACAGAAATCCCAGAAGGCCTCGAATACTTACAGACGATTCTACTTTTCCGCATACCCGTCACCAGCCTCGAGTTCGACAGGACTGCGAAGTCGCTTTTCGGGCAGCTGCACTTTGCACGCGAGCCAGTGAATGGAACGCAGCGCAAGTACTTACTCGGATGTGCGGTGAGGAGAAAATCAAAACCCGCTGCTCATCGATGTTGTCAAGCGATGAAAGAGGAATCAACGAAGGTTTAAAACATCCATCATATCGTATAAGCCGGCCGGCTGGCGGACGACCCATCGCGCGGCTCGTAGGGCTCCACGGGCGAACGTATCGCGGCTGCTGGCTCGGTGGGTGACCTCGATTCGTTCTCCCATACCGCCGAACAGAATCGTGTGATCGCCGACGATATCGCCGGCGCGAACGGTTTGTATTCCGATCTCTCCTTTGGTTCGCTCACCGATCAATCCCTTGCGAGCATAGACTCCGACTTGGTTCAAGTCTCGGCTCACCGAACGGGCAAGAACCTCGGCAATTTTGAGGGCCGTGCCGCTTGGAGCGTCCTTCTTTAGTCTGTGATGAGCTTCAATGACCTCAATGTCGTAATCGTCCCCAAGTGTTCTGGCCATCTCGCCGATGACTTTGCAGATCAG
The nucleotide sequence above comes from Nitrospira sp.. Encoded proteins:
- the fsa gene encoding fructose-6-phosphate aldolase; its protein translation is MKIYLDTANVKEIHEAASLGLLDGVTTNPSLVVKEGRSFREMLQEVCKIVDGPISAEVVGVEADAMVKEGKELAKIHKNIVVKCPLIPEGLKATKRLAAEGIRVNVTLCFSPTQALLAAKAGAWCVSPFIGRLDDISSSGMELIRQILTIYKNYDYKTLVLVASVRHPQHVVEAALAGGHICTMPYSVFQALFKHPLTDAGLKKFLDDWKAKGQQ
- the dapB gene encoding 4-hydroxy-tetrahydrodipicolinate reductase, with product MIKVIVAGAAGRMGCRLVSLIRDSTALTLAGALEGKDHPALGVDAGEIAGSGRAGLLITEDLSILMERGEVVIDFSAPAATLEHMRTVAHHRGAIVIGTTGFSAVQLDELRSLAQQIPCVFSPNMSVGINLICKVIGEMARTLGDDYDIEVIEAHHRLKKDAPSGTALKIAEVLARSVSRDLNQVGVYARKGLIGERTKGEIGIQTVRAGDIVGDHTILFGGMGERIEVTHRASSRDTFARGALRAARWVVRQPAGLYDMMDVLNLR